The window ACAATCCGGTCATTTCCTAGTGTTTAAGCTGAATGTTCCCAATTCAATACACTTGCGCATCCAAATCTCGGCCATTGTACAGTGGCAGTGAGCAGAAACCAACCCAGAAGTTATGGAACAATGAATCCTCCAAAATGATCCAAATCTCGGCCTTAGTACAGTGGCAGTGAGGAGAAACCAACTCAGAAGTTATAGAACAATGAATCCTCCTCCAGAATGCTAAGTATGCAAATGCAAACAACATATATTAATTCCAAATGACAAGTGTAAGTCCAATACCAAGTGACTGGTGGTTGCCAAAAGCAACGAGGAAGATGTTGCCAAGAACAACAAAAGTTGTAGCGACCAGTACCCTGTAAAAGATCAGTCTAATATACTGAGATCATTTATTTTACAAGTGAACAAGCCCAAGGCAAAATTCTAAAAGAAGCAAGTCTAAGTCCAGAAATAACATACTTGCTCATCACTGTCTTGTTCAAGACAAAGTATGTATTAGATACAAACTGAATGGATCCAAGGGCCACAAGAAGTGACTAGAACCAAACATCAATAGTGTTATTCAATTGGCTTTATTAAGAACTCAGTAGACACGAAAGAAATATGTATATAAACTTGCCATAACTAACCAATCACCAATTAAACAAAACTAATACAAAGAAATAGAGGTTTAAACAGCCAATTTGGAACAAAGATTAAGGGCTCGTTTGGACACACCATCCAAAGGAGGATTTCAGGTGAAACCCCCCTTTCAAGGTAAACCGGGGTTTTTTATGAGCATTTGCATGCACCTTTCAATCCCCTGTTTTACCATCCCACTCAACAAAACAGGCACTAAAATGCCCAACACGATACGGCAACTACTAAAAGTGGTTTCTACTCACTCCATTTTTTTATGGGCTCGCATTACCTGGCTGTGAAAAGTTGCGACCCAAGCTTCTGTACAAAGGTGATATCCAACCTTCTCTAATGGTACCGGGTTAGATGAGATACAAACACCACCACCATCAGCCATGGAGGAAGTTCTTCACCAATAATCCCCACAAGAACATGTCCCTCCATTGAAATGGTGAAACCTATGAGCATCTCTAACTACAATCTCCCTTCTCGTAACCTTAGAGATGAACTTGGTTGAAGTATGGCAATCCCCACAAACCCTTAGATTCTTCTTGATCCTAATTGTGCTTCCAGGCCCTGAATTCAAGAGCCCGAACACAATGGCAAGTTTTTCACTATGCACGTACAGCatcttttccttcatctcatcctCCACATCATGCAACACGAAATTTGTATTGGGGACATACCCTTCCTCTCGGATCCTCTCCATCAATCTATCCAACTCTTCATAAATCAGACCTGTTTGAGGATTTGATTGATCCCCCACAAGAGACGTACACGCTCTGTTCTTTACTTCGATCACTGTGTGACCGGCAGTTTTCTTCACCCCTCTCCGCTTCATCAAGCCCCAGACCTTGTCGGCCTCTTCTCTTTTACCCGAAGACATGTATGTTTGACAACAAGACATACCGACCAGAGTTCTCGGGGTCTAATTCAAATAGTGATTTTGCGGCCAATTCAGCTAGCTTCACATTTGAATGAATTCTGCATGTGCCAAGTAAAGCCCCCCAAACACCAGCATCTGGCTTTATGGGCATGTTCTCAATGAACTCCCGGGCTTCATTCAGCTGCCCAGCGCAGCCAAGGAGATCAACCATGCAAGCATAATGTCTGTTCTTGGCATAATATGAAAATCCCTAATCATAGAATTAAAGCATTGCCACCCTTCAGC is drawn from Magnolia sinica isolate HGM2019 chromosome 5, MsV1, whole genome shotgun sequence and contains these coding sequences:
- the LOC131246524 gene encoding probable magnesium transporter NIPA8 isoform X1, with product MADGGGVCISSNPVPLEKVGYHLCTEAWVATFHSQSLLVALGSIQFVSNTYFVLNKTVMSKLIFYRVLVATTFVVLGNIFLVAFGNHQSLVYMLEQLVKYSDIVFLFYCMISMVIAAANHSI
- the LOC131246524 gene encoding probable magnesium transporter NIPA8 isoform X2 codes for the protein MADGGGVCISSNPVPLEKVGYHLCTEAWVATFHSQSLLVALGSIQFVSNTYFVLNKTVMSKVLVATTFVVLGNIFLVAFGNHQSLGIGLTLVIWN